The Pseudodesulfovibrio sediminis genome includes the window GCCTTCTGACTTACGCTTATGCGTCTGTCGGGCCATTCGGGTGAGGTCGACACCGGGAAACACACCATCAGCCAGATGAAAATCGAATTTTCCATTCGTGTTGGAAAGTATATCGTACACTCGACTCCCAACACTGGAAGCCGCGAGTTTGAAATCAAGCATACCGGCCCGCTTTGAATTGCCGGTCATATCACGGGACAGGCCGCCCACATCGACTTTTTCGATGGTCGCAGTCATCCCGGATCGGGGAGTCGGTCCCTGTGCGTTGACAATGGAAGTACCGCGAATAACCCCGTCGTATGCATCCATGGACACTGATTTGAGACGAACTATGCCATCTTTTGCATCCAGTTTGGCGACAACATTTGTGACGTTCGCCTTGCCGATCGTCAGCTTTGCGACCCTGGCTTCCACGTCAAAGGCCAGGTTGCGGATCACATCAACAGGCAGGATCGTATCATCCTTCTCGCCATTTGCCGCCTTTTTCTTGGAGTTCCGCGTCGTGCCGGCATGTCCTGTCGGCAGATACCGATCAAGATCAAGCGTGCCCACGTCGATACGGGCAAAAACAAATGGCAGCGCCCCGGCCGCTTCTGCCCGCCCCTTGGCCACGATACGCGCATCGTCCGCATTGGCCTCCAGAGCATTCACGGTGAGCACTCCCGACTCATAGGCAAAATCCACCATGCCGTTCAACCGAGTCAATGCCTTGGGATCAGCTGTGGCCGGAAGTTCTTCTCCTAGGGCTGCCAGGGTCTTTTTGGCGTTGAACGGGTCAAGAGTGATGACCCCCGCCATTTTTTCAACACTCTTAGTAATCCCTTGCACAGTGGCGTCAGCGTGCACGGTGACCCCGTAAGAAGAAGCCTTCAGGCCCGAAACCTGGGCACGCTCCTCGTTAAAATTCAAGGTCAGAAATTTGAGATTCACACTCGCCTTCGTCTTTCCGCCAGGAATGACCTCACCCTCGGCATCGACCTTCAGCTTCATATCCATGTGGCTGTATTCGCGATTCTCCATGTCGATGGATGATTTCCCGGACAAGGAAATCGTCCCTTTGACGTTTGGGGCGGGACAGGCAAAAGCAAGATTAACATCCACGGGGAAGAGAGCGCCCTGCCGAACCTTGCCAGTGGAGACAGTGAGGCCGCTCAGCACAAAGGCCGTGTCAGTCATTCTGTCGTCCCACTGAAATCGGGCATCCGTAATGGAAACATCGCCGACCTCAAGGGAGAACGGCTCGATATCAAAGGGATCAGACTCGGAAGAAGTCTCTGGACTGCGACCAACAAGATCAGCCCAGTTGGTTGTCCCGTCTGCTTTGCGCGCCAATTTGAGGTCCAACTCGTCAAGTCGGAGATCTCCAAACTTGACCTTGCCGAACAACAGCGGGAACGTCTGGATAGTAACTCGACCGGAAGCAGTCGTGATCATAGGCTCAGGTCCGAAGCCTTCTGCGTTGCTGAGCGTCAAACCACCCAACTCGACACCAAAGCGTGGAAATACCAGGAGGTTGAGGTCTCCATCAAAAGTCAATGTCCGGCCCGTGGTATGCTCGACAGCCTGCGCGATACGGTCCTTGTATTCATTGAGATCAATGACAGTGACCATGACCACCAGGGCCAGAACGAACAGGAAGGCAAGCCCGCCTGCTCCAATCAAACTCCATTTGGCAACCTTACGCATCAGGATCTCCCATACTGACGATCAGCGATCACTTGGACAACAAGCGCTTAATCGCCAACAGTTCATCACGTACCTCAAGCAGTAATCCCCCCTGCTCACTGGTACGAAGTTTCCGTTTGGCACCGTCAATGGTCAACCCTTCATCATAGAGCAGCCGCTTGATTTCACGCAGCACTTCCATGTTTTCTTCTGTATACAACCGTTGCCCAGCGTCGGTGCGGATGGGATCGATCTCCTCGAATTCATCCTCCCAAAACCGCAGAGTATGCGTTTTCACGCCTATCTCACGGGCCGCCTGGCCAATTTTGTATCGCTTGAAGTCCAATAAATCATCCATCTCAGATATCTAACAAATCAGACGACAGGCTTCAATACGTTTACACGATTTCCACCGGATGGGACAAAAAAAGCCCCGCTCCTGAAGGAACGGGGCTTTTTTCATACATTACGGATAGATCTAAAAATGGATCGGCAGATTCTTTTCAAGGGCTTCAAGGATCTTCTTGTGCTCCTTGTCCACCTGCTTGTCCTTCAAGGTCTTGGTCGGTGAACGATAGGTCAGACGGAAAGAGATATTGCGCTCTTCATCCTGTCCCTCTGGCACAAATTCGGCCACCAGTTCGACAGATTCGAGGATCTTGATATTGGTATCCAGAATGGCTGTACGGATCACATCGGCGGTCAGAGTGGCCGGGCCAATGACCGTGATGTCACGGCGGCTTGACGGGTAGACAGGCAGCGGAGCGAATTCGATCTTGTGATTCTCCACCATGTCGCGCAACTGATCCAGATCAACGTCGGCCAGCCAGGCTGCCTTCTTTGCATAATAAAAATCAGCGATATCTCCCTTGACCTGCCCGATGAAACCGACAGGCGTCTCGTTGACGCTGACCTGCACGCAGGGTTCAAGGTAGGCGTGACCTTCCATCAGTGTGAATTCCGGCTGCTCAAGCTTGAGGGAATCCTCCACCAGATGCTCGATGAGTCCCTTGACGTCCAGATAGTCTGCATCGGCAACGCCCCACGGCCATTCATTGGCGTGACGAGGACCGTGCAACAGCATTGCCAGTCGAGTAAATTCGCGAGTCTCGGTCTCGGACTCCGCATCGGCCACGAACTTCTTGGCCACCTCGAAGATACGGACATGATTGTTGCCCTGTGCGAGGTTGTTCTTGAGCGTGTTGAGCAGTCCCGGAGCCAGATCGGTACGCATGACGTTCTGATCTTCAGACAACGGGTTGGCAATGAAGACGCGCCCTTCTTCCGGCAGATTGAGACGATCGAGATCATCGGAACCGACAAAGCTGTAGTTGATGGCTTCGCTCAAACCGACACCTGCGCCCCAGGTCTTGATGCGCTTGATGAAATCATACTCTGTGCCGGTGCTGACAGTGTCCAGCGACTTGGCAACCTTGGGCAGCACGGCGGGGATGCGGTCCAGTCCGTAGACGCGACCCACTTCCTCGTACAGATCCACTTCACGTTCCAGATCAAGGCGGTGGGAAGGTGTGGCAACGGTCCAGTTCTCCGGGTTGGCGTCATCGACGGTACACCCTTCGAGCGTAAACACTTTCTTGGCAAAATCCGTATCCAGATCCAGACCCAGCAGCGACATGCAGCGAGTGTGACGGTATCCATGGGAGCGATCCTGCCACGGCTGCGGCTCGGTCGAAGTCACGCCGGAGATGATCTTGCCTCCCGAGGTCTCAGCCATGAGCTGAGCCGCGCGGTCCTGACAGAAACGGGTCATCTGCTGGTCCACGCCACGCTCGAAACGGTAGGATGCGTCGGACGGCAACGCCAGACGGCGGGCGGTCTTGCGAACAGTACCCGCTCTGAAAACGGCGGCCTCAAGCAGCACACTGGTGGAGCCTGAATGCATCTCGGAGTTGGCGCCGCCCATGACGCCAGCCAGGGCGACAGGTTTTTTGCCATCCCAGATGAGCAGGTCATTGGCCGTCAGCGTCCGCTCCACATGATCCAGCGTGGTGAACTTCATGCCGTCGGTGGCCGGGGCCACGCGGATAGTGGCATCCTCGATCAGATCAAGGTCAAACGCATGCTGCGGCTGGCCCAGCTCGAACATGACATAGTTGGTCACGTCGACGATATTGGAAATGGGGCGTTGACCGAGTGCGAGCAATTTGAAGCGCATCCAGTCAGGAGATTTCTTTGTTTCCACACCCTTGATGATGCGGGCATGATAGGCCGGGCACAATGCGGGGTCATCAATGATGACCTTGATTTCGTCAGCGCAGTTACCGCCGGACTCAACCAGATTCAACTCCGGCATGGTCAGGGGCAGGTCAAACGCGAGGGCGGTCTCACGGGCAAACCCGAGGATGGAAAGACAATCAGCGCGGTTGGGGGTGATATCAAAATCAAAAACCGTGCGCTCAAGCCCAAGGGCGTCAACCAGTTTGTCACCGACAGCAAAGGACTCATCCAAAACCCAGATGCCTTCGTGGTCGTCCGACAGGCCGAGTTCCCGCTCGGAGCAGATCATGCCGAATGACTTGATCCCGCGGAGCTTGGCCTTCTTGATTTTCATCCCTTCGGGCATGGTCGTTCCGACCGTGGCGACCGGGACTTTCTGCCCCTTGCCCACGTTGGGTGCGCCGCACACGATGGTCAGGGTTTCAGGGCCACCCACATCCACGGTGCAGACCGAGAGCTTTTCGGCCTCGGGGTGCGGCTCGCACTCAACGACATGACCGACCACGATGTCCTTGATCCCCTCGAAAGGATCGTCGATCCCTTCCAGCTCAAGACCCAGCATGGTGAGCTTATCGCCCAGTACCTGGATATCTCCCTCGTAGGGGACGAACTCACGCAACCAATTCAAGCTAACTAACATTGCACTACCGTAAACGGTGAAAAGTTATGAAAAAGCGGTCCGGTCAGAACACACGGAACTGGCCGGACCGCGAGTAATCTTTATGCGAACTGTTCCAGGAATCGGACGTCGTTCTCAAAGAACATGCGCAGGTCACCGATGCCGTATTTCAGCATGGCGATACGTTCGATGCCCACACCAAAGGCAAAGCCGGTGTAAACTTCGGGGTCGTAGCCCACGGACTTGAAAACGTTCGGATCGACCATGCCACAGCCCAGAATCTCGACCCAACCGGTGCCCTTGCAGACACGACAGGTCTTGCCGTCGGTCTCACCTTTACCACCGCACAGGACGCAGGAGATATCGACCTCTGCGCTCGGCTCGGTAAACGGAAAGAAGCTGGGACGGAAGCGGACATCCGTCTTTGCACCGAAGATCTGGCGCACGAAAACGGTCAGGGTGCCGCGCAAATCTCCCATGGAAACCTGCTTATCGACCAGCAATCCCTCAATCTGATGAAACATGGGAGTGTGGGTCAAGTCGGAATCACGGCGATAGACCTTGCCGGGCGCAATGACGGCCACCGGAGGCTGCTGCTTGAGCATGGAACGGATCTGCATGCCCGAGGTATGCGTCCGCAGCACGATGTTCTCCGAAACATACAGGGTGTCCTGCATGTCACGGGCCGGGTGCTCGGGCGGAATATTCAGCGCCTCGAAGTTGTGCCAGTCATTCTCCACTTCCGGTCCGGCTGCGTGCGAAAAGCCAAGGCCTGTCAGCACGTTGCAGACTTCGTCCATAACCAGGGTCACCGGATGCAGAGAGCCTGCCCACGGTTTGCGGCCCGGCATGGAGGGATCGAATTTCGAGAGAGACAGGCTCGTCTCGGCAGCGCCGAGTTCGGCTTCCCAGGCATCAATCAGCGCAGTAATGTGCTGCTTAATCTCGTTGGCCTTCTTGCCGCCAGCGGGCTTGTCCGTATTATCGAGCTTGCCGAGCTGGCCCATGAGCCCCGCGAGCTTGCCCTTGCGACCCAGAAACTCGATGCGGAGTTCTTCCAATTCCTTTAACGAACAAGCCTGGCCCTTGCGAGATTCGCAATCCTGGGCCAGGCTGTCGAGTCCTTCCAGGAAGGACTTCAATTCATTACTCACAATTTAGCTCACTTTGGCTTTTGCGGCCTCTGCGATTTTGGCGAACACGGCAGGATCGCGCACGGCCATATCGGCCAGGACTTTGCGGTTCAGCTCAATGCCGGCCAGCTTAAGTCCATTCATCAAACGGCTGTAAGAAAGGCCGTTGAGGCGAGCGGCTGCGTTGATACGCATGATCCACAATTTGCGGAACTCACGTTTTTTGCGCTTGCGATCACGAAATGCATTACAAAGGGCTTTTTCTACACGCTCACGAGCGGTGCGGTACAAGCGGGAGCCTGCTCCACGGTAACCCTTGGCCATTTTCAGATATTTTTTGTGGCGCCTCTTGGCGGCGACACCGCGTTTAACTCTCATGGTTAAACCTCCATCTTTAACTACCTCCCGGGCCGGACGGACTCCCCCAGCGAGGCAAGATTCTAAATGTTATTGTACATAACGGGCATCTCGTCTGAACCGAACTGACGCTACGTGCGAACCAGGGCCATTCCCTGATTCTCTTTGAACGCGGCCAGCAGGCTTATTCAGGCGGATTGCTAGCCGTTGGGCAACTGACGACGAACAGCCTTCATGTTGGCGGAGTCCACGGTGGTGGACTGGCCCAGGCGACGCTTCCTTTTGGCATTCTTCTTGGTCAGAATGTGCCTCAGGTTTTTGCGGCGGCGCTTGAACTTGCCAGTTGCGGTCTTGGAGAACCGCTTGGCTGCTGCACGGCGAGTTTTAATCTTAGGCATAGTTATCCTCCTAGTAAGGGAACAGGTCCCTTCAGGTGTCTACTTTTTAACGGGAGCAAGCATCATCGTCATCGTCCGTCCTTCAGACATGGGCTTGCTCTCGACTTTTGCGATATCCTGTGTATCCTCCACGACCCTGTCGAGCATTCTCAGCCCGCGGTCCTTATGGACGATCTCACGGCCCCGGAAGAAGATGGTCACCTTGCAGCGATCTCCTCCACCGAGAAATTTAATAATCTTGCTGAGCTTGGTCTGGTAATCGTGCTCATCGGTTTTAGGTCGGAATTTGACTTCCTTGATCTTGATGACGGTCTGTTTCTTCTTCGCTTCCTGCAACTTTTTCTGCTGCTGGTACTTGAATTTACCGTAATCCATGATCTTGCAGACGGGCGGGTCGGCGTTCGGCGCGACCTCAACAAGGTCGAGTCCCTTATCGCGAGCGCGTTCAAGCGCGTCACGGGTTGCCAGGA containing:
- the infC gene encoding translation initiation factor IF-3, with translation MAFRGNYNRDQRREDQVRRNERIRIPQVRVVDEDGEQLGVLATRDALERARDKGLDLVEVAPNADPPVCKIMDYGKFKYQQQKKLQEAKKKQTVIKIKEVKFRPKTDEHDYQTKLSKIIKFLGGGDRCKVTIFFRGREIVHKDRGLRMLDRVVEDTQDIAKVESKPMSEGRTMTMMLAPVKK
- a CDS encoding MerR family transcriptional regulator, whose amino-acid sequence is MDDLLDFKRYKIGQAAREIGVKTHTLRFWEDEFEEIDPIRTDAGQRLYTEENMEVLREIKRLLYDEGLTIDGAKRKLRTSEQGGLLLEVRDELLAIKRLLSK
- a CDS encoding AsmA family protein, translating into MRKVAKWSLIGAGGLAFLFVLALVVMVTVIDLNEYKDRIAQAVEHTTGRTLTFDGDLNLLVFPRFGVELGGLTLSNAEGFGPEPMITTASGRVTIQTFPLLFGKVKFGDLRLDELDLKLARKADGTTNWADLVGRSPETSSESDPFDIEPFSLEVGDVSITDARFQWDDRMTDTAFVLSGLTVSTGKVRQGALFPVDVNLAFACPAPNVKGTISLSGKSSIDMENREYSHMDMKLKVDAEGEVIPGGKTKASVNLKFLTLNFNEERAQVSGLKASSYGVTVHADATVQGITKSVEKMAGVITLDPFNAKKTLAALGEELPATADPKALTRLNGMVDFAYESGVLTVNALEANADDARIVAKGRAEAAGALPFVFARIDVGTLDLDRYLPTGHAGTTRNSKKKAANGEKDDTILPVDVIRNLAFDVEARVAKLTIGKANVTNVVAKLDAKDGIVRLKSVSMDAYDGVIRGTSIVNAQGPTPRSGMTATIEKVDVGGLSRDMTGNSKRAGMLDFKLAASSVGSRVYDILSNTNGKFDFHLADGVFPGVDLTRMARQTHKRKSEGGKVEAAKTDSTKFGAITGTGVIRKGVVRNRDLEVKAPGLRATGAGAVYLPTREIDYMVKAKLVPQAEGQGGKDSDDLIGVMVPIHVTGTLENPYYWVSITEYVKALGGMVLDVAGSVFDGVKGAVESVGDALDDSGSSSKSGSSKGKFLGIF
- the pheT gene encoding phenylalanine--tRNA ligase subunit beta translates to MLVSLNWLREFVPYEGDIQVLGDKLTMLGLELEGIDDPFEGIKDIVVGHVVECEPHPEAEKLSVCTVDVGGPETLTIVCGAPNVGKGQKVPVATVGTTMPEGMKIKKAKLRGIKSFGMICSERELGLSDDHEGIWVLDESFAVGDKLVDALGLERTVFDFDITPNRADCLSILGFARETALAFDLPLTMPELNLVESGGNCADEIKVIIDDPALCPAYHARIIKGVETKKSPDWMRFKLLALGQRPISNIVDVTNYVMFELGQPQHAFDLDLIEDATIRVAPATDGMKFTTLDHVERTLTANDLLIWDGKKPVALAGVMGGANSEMHSGSTSVLLEAAVFRAGTVRKTARRLALPSDASYRFERGVDQQMTRFCQDRAAQLMAETSGGKIISGVTSTEPQPWQDRSHGYRHTRCMSLLGLDLDTDFAKKVFTLEGCTVDDANPENWTVATPSHRLDLEREVDLYEEVGRVYGLDRIPAVLPKVAKSLDTVSTGTEYDFIKRIKTWGAGVGLSEAINYSFVGSDDLDRLNLPEEGRVFIANPLSEDQNVMRTDLAPGLLNTLKNNLAQGNNHVRIFEVAKKFVADAESETETREFTRLAMLLHGPRHANEWPWGVADADYLDVKGLIEHLVEDSLKLEQPEFTLMEGHAYLEPCVQVSVNETPVGFIGQVKGDIADFYYAKKAAWLADVDLDQLRDMVENHKIEFAPLPVYPSSRRDITVIGPATLTADVIRTAILDTNIKILESVELVAEFVPEGQDEERNISFRLTYRSPTKTLKDKQVDKEHKKILEALEKNLPIHF
- the pheS gene encoding phenylalanine--tRNA ligase subunit alpha, which encodes MSNELKSFLEGLDSLAQDCESRKGQACSLKELEELRIEFLGRKGKLAGLMGQLGKLDNTDKPAGGKKANEIKQHITALIDAWEAELGAAETSLSLSKFDPSMPGRKPWAGSLHPVTLVMDEVCNVLTGLGFSHAAGPEVENDWHNFEALNIPPEHPARDMQDTLYVSENIVLRTHTSGMQIRSMLKQQPPVAVIAPGKVYRRDSDLTHTPMFHQIEGLLVDKQVSMGDLRGTLTVFVRQIFGAKTDVRFRPSFFPFTEPSAEVDISCVLCGGKGETDGKTCRVCKGTGWVEILGCGMVDPNVFKSVGYDPEVYTGFAFGVGIERIAMLKYGIGDLRMFFENDVRFLEQFA
- the rplT gene encoding 50S ribosomal protein L20 — translated: MRVKRGVAAKRRHKKYLKMAKGYRGAGSRLYRTARERVEKALCNAFRDRKRKKREFRKLWIMRINAAARLNGLSYSRLMNGLKLAGIELNRKVLADMAVRDPAVFAKIAEAAKAKVS
- the rpmI gene encoding 50S ribosomal protein L35, translating into MPKIKTRRAAAKRFSKTATGKFKRRRKNLRHILTKKNAKRKRRLGQSTTVDSANMKAVRRQLPNG